GTTAGCTACTACATAATCTGAGAGTAACAcaaatccacctgcctccaggGGCCTGTCTTGCCTTGGAGTTGGTAATTCCTAGCATGAGACATTTCTTTGGATTAAGGCCCTGTTTTCAGAAAGCCTTGGTTCAAATATAAATGTGATGGGATATAAATCAGACACATAGGATTGGGAACAAAAAGGGTTCAGAACAGGGACTACTACTGCCTTTGAAAGGGCAATCTGGTTTGAAAGCTTAGAGTGGGCCcaccttcaaaataaaaattaaagggtGTTACTTTAGTGTAATGGGTGAGAATACAAGTCAGACTGCTGAAACCTGGTTCACTACTTTTTAGGAGTGTAATCTCAGACAAGTTACTTAAGCAGCCTTtagttcagtttcctcatctgtggaatggaAATATTACCTACTTCACACAGTTATTGCTGAGTGCTTACCACACTGCCTAggacatattatttatttttatttttttgagacagagtctcgctttgtcgcccaggctggagtgcagtggcgcgatctcggctcactgcaagctctgcctcccgggttcacgccgttctcctgcctcagcctcccgagtagctgggactacaggtgcctgccaccatgcccggctaatgtttatttttgtatttttagtagagacagggtttcaccttgttaactaggatggtctcgatctcctgaccttgtgatctgcccaccgtcggcctcccaaagtgctgggattacaggcgtgagccaccgcgcccagcgaggGCTTTATAATGTTAAACTATTCAAAAGAAGTGCATTcttgtcttttttggttttcttgtttcttttacaaTATTCCTTCCCTTCAAGCCTCATCCTGACTCTATCCCAAGTTCTatgatgtgttctttttttttttgagacagtctcactctgtcaccccagctagagtgcagtggtgcaatcatggctcactgtagcctcaacctcccaggctccctagactcaagcaatcctcctgcctcagcctcccaagtagctggaattacagatgtaaaccaccatgcccagctaattttttgttatagagacagggtctcactatgttgcctaggcttgtctcaaacttttGGACTCGAGTGGTCCTccggcctcggtctcccaaagtgctaggattacaggtgtgagctactgtgcccagccacaatgTATTCTTAATTCCTAAGTCCAGAAAGGCCCACCAGGGAAAGGAATGTCCTCACCAGAGAAGAGACTGGTGGTGAGAATGATGTTCCACACCCAACGCTCGCCTCCAATCTGCCGGTAGAAGTGGCTGGACACGTAGCCAGAGATGCAGCAGGTCAGGGCATACAACAAGATGGCTGCCGAGTTAATGGCCCCATGACGGTGCACATTGAACATGCCCAGCAGTGCCATGACAATAATGCCTGCAGGACGGTAGTGGAAAGCCCATGTTAGGCCTTACCTGTGTCTCTTCTAGCAACTTCAGAGGAATCAGCCCCCCTTCTCCCAGACCCAGGGCCTCCAGCAAAACAATCTTCCCCAGTTTTGCTATCCAGAAAATCTACAATAGAATACGCGCATCCTTGCTAGAGCCACCTTATCCCTTAGGTCTGCCCCTCTGGATAGAAGATCCACAGACCTTTTCTGAACAAACTCCATACCTAGTTCTACCCCATGAGATAAATCCCCAATTCATTTTTATCACCTCACCAGTGCCAAGGGCCAGGAACTGGGCGCCCACGCCAAGCACAGCACAGAGCAGACCACGGTATGGGGGGAAGCGGAAGACATCTGTATGGATAATTTTCCAGCCATTGTCACCTTGGTCAAAGTCATCACCAGAACCTGCAGAGGTGGTCTCCTCATCTAAGTTGTACCGAGCCAGGTCATTCCGAAGCACACGCATTAGAATGACAGCCACAAAACCCACCAGTAAAAACACAAGCACCATGGAGTTGATGATGGACAACCAATGGATTTCCAGTGTTCGAGGAAAGaaaccaccatcatcaccacggCGCCTGTCACTCCGACGCTCTACTGAAGTCTCAGACCAGCGCACGCTATAAGTGTGGGTAAGGCCTAGGAACTCATCAGGTCGTAACCCATCCAAGCTGTGGGGCTTGACGTCCCGCACTGAAACATTGGCAAATATAATTCGGTCTCCATGAAATTCTAGGTGGAAGTCCAAATGGGTCCAGAGTCCTATCTTGTGGCTGTGTGGCAAGAAGCCGCTCTCCTCCATGTAGCCCACAAAGCCCCGGATTGGCAAGTCATCTACCACAAATTCAAAGTAGTACAGTTCTTCGATGGCCTGGCGCAGCTGCTCCACCTATAAAGAGCAAGTCAGGAGTTGGTCACACAAGACCTCCCCAGGCAGAGAGTTAGAGCAAAGTTTCTCACCTTCAGCACTACTGATATTTTGGGGTGGACAgttcttttttttcgagatggagtcttgctctgtcacccaggctggagtgcagtggtgcaatctcggtttactgcagtctctgcctcctgggttcaagcaattctgccccagcctcccgagtagctgggattacaggtacccaccaccacacccagctcatttttgtatttttaatagagacaggtttcaccatgttggccaggctagtctcaaactcctgacctcatgatcggcccacctcggcctcccaaagtgctgggattggccaggtgcggtggctcatgcctgtaatcccagcactttaggaggccgaggcgggcggatcacaaggtcaggagatggagaccatactggctgacacggtgaaaccccgtttctactaaaaatacaaaaaattagccgggcatggtggcgggcacctgtagtcccagctactcgggaggctgaggcaggagaatggcacgaacccagaaggtggagcttgtcATAGTGGGGTTGTCCCATGCACTGTAGGATGTAGCTTTCCTGGCCTCTTCCCATTACATGCTGGTAGTACCCCCAGctgtaacaataaaaaatgtctccagacattgctaaatgtcccTTGGGGAACAAAAGTGTTCCCTGTTGACAATCACTGGATTAGACTCCAGTATGTTGAGATTCTCCAAAAGAAAGAGCAAGTATGACTTGACAGGGTTAAAGCCTAGAAAAAGGAGAGtggtaaggtgtaaggaagtctGGAGTGGACTAAGAAGTACCAGGATTCACTAAAGAAAAAGCATGACAGGGAAGGTTAGGTAGAGACTACAGGAAAACAGTTAAGAAACAGCCAAGAGGTAGGCATGGAAGGAAACAGAAATATGTAGGACTGATAGTTGGGACCTCATGACCAACAGAGAAGCTTGCAGTAAGAAACCCTGGGCTCTGATATCAGTTCTGCAATTCACTGTCAATGTAATCTTGAAAAAAGTAACTTCTAAGCAAGTTCGTAACTTAGTCAACTGAATTAGAATAGCATCACCTACCCTGCCTGCCACACTGGGTTGTATTGTAGTTAGAATCAAATCAGACAATTTCCATAAAGGTACCCTGAACCATATATGTAAGGCACTGTTAGTCTCTGGGAAGGAGGGCTACATGATAGCCAATGTGGAGAGGCTGACCTGTGCAGAACTGAGCTGCATGTGGCACAGAATTCTCTTCTCCACGTTTTCCCGAAAGCGGATCTCATACAAAGACTCAGCCATTCGGTCCCCATCCAGCACTTCACCCAGGCTAAGGCTTTTGTGACGTATCTTCTCAGGGCAGCAAACTGGAAGCTGATAGTagtggtaagtttcctgagggttATGGTAGGGTCCCACTTTGTTGACATATAGAATAACAGGGTCGCCGGCCTTGTAGTGTGTCACGCCTTCCACCCCTGGCCCATGGCCTGTGCCCAGCAACAGTATCAGGATTGGCAACCACTGGCAGCTCCAACTTCGAGGGTTCCCTATGACTGTCATCCTTAAGGCAGTGGAACCTGTTTGGGGGAATCCTGAGGTTACAGAAACCAGGGAGGTTACAGAAACCCCAGGTCAGGTGCCTCGAACTGAGGTCCCCTGGCTCCACTTGCTCCCATTgaccccctccccgcccccaccctaCCCCGCCTCTCTCTATCCCAAAGACACCGCTCCACTTCTGCTCTCTCATCCTCCCAACCTGGGGTTCATCCCTCCCGCAGCCCGTCCGACCCGGGGCCTCTATTTCGCGCCCTGGCCCGTTTCCATGACAACGCCGCGCGGTCTCGCACCTCGGGTCCCTTCCCGCCATAGCCCCGAGGTCCTCACCGCGCGGGAAGGGCTGGCCGAGGCGGCGCCAGCGGCCTCCGCGGCCCCGTAGCTGCCCTTGGGCTCCTGCCGGGGTCTCTACCAGAGCGGCGCGGTAGCAGCGGGTTGGAGAGGACCTGCCAACCGACCTCCACGGGGTTGCCCGCTGCTGCGCCTGACAGCTGCAGCTGCGGCTACACCGCGCTGGACACAGCTCTGGCTCACTCAAGAACTCCCCGCTGCGCCTTCTCCATCTGGAGGCCCGGCCCAGCTCCGGCGACCCCGTGAGGCTCGGCTCGCCCCGCCCGTCCTGGGCAAGGCGGGGGTCCTCCCGGCGATCGGCAGCGCGGCCCAGGACACGTCAGTCTTACCACTTCCGCCCTCAGCGGCGGGGACCTCAGCCTGGCGGAAAGCTCGTTGCATTGAATGTAGAGGGCCTTAGACGCTGCAGCCCCTGGGGACCCCTTCGCGACGGCTTCCCGGGGAGGGGCCTGAGGCCTGGCAGCCAGGACCCTGACGCCCCTTCGGGAGAGGAGTGGCATCTAGGCCGCTCGCTTGCTCCGGGAAAGATTTGGGGTTTGAGAGCTCTTGGCCAGGAGGCTCGCCCTGGCCGAGGCCCGAGAGGTGTACCCGCAGGCAAGAGCCTAGCGAGGGCCGGGGAGATGGAGCGCAGGCGGCGGCTTTGTTCGAGGCACTTGCCGGCTGAACCACCAGCTGCTGAGCCCTGCGAGGCGGTTCGTGGCCCCCCAACCGGGGAAGGGGCTCTGGGCATCTGTCCCATGCAAGGGTCCCACCGTCTGAATCTCACCTCACTCCTCTCCCACCTGTCACGAATGGCCCGCGCCAaagtaataaatatgtaatagGAATGTCTTCCAGAGGCTATGCTGGAGACTTCCCTGGCCGCACAGTGAGCGTTCAGTGCCCCACCATAAGCAAGCCGAAACCCGGTCTGGCGCAGAGGCGCCCAAGGAGAGAGGGTGTCTGTCCTTTCACTCTCTGAGTTGGGCAGCCTGACACGGTTATTGTTAATTGGTAAAGTATCTCGCGGTCTGTTAGTCTTCTTCtatgtttttgttcttatttatcaCTGTGTATGTCTTTGGGCTTCTCTTAACTTTGTATGGcagattattttgaaaaagtttacCCTTGTGTTTATCTCAGCGACTTTAAAGGGGATCTGCCGTCTAGGGAGTTCCCCTTGAAAATTGGACCTTTGAGTAGTGACTTCTGTTTTGCCACCTGGGAGCAACGTGTAAGGAAGTGGACTTAAGGTTCTCTCTCCCCAGGGGAAGAAGCACAGTGGAAAAATCACAAATGACTTCTGGCCTGAAAAGCCCTTAATTTACCTGCTTCTACAATTACTGCCCTTTATGACCCAGTTCATCTCCCTGCAGACATAGGTGAGGGTCAAAGAAGTAGATGGTGGAGTTTTTTAGACAATCAGTGAATTTTGTAGTTAGAAAAAGAACTGAGGTCGGGCAcagtgggctcacacctgtaatcccagtgtgtccgaaattggtgggttcttggtctcactgacttcaagaaggaagccgtggaccctcacattgagtgttacagttcttaaagatggtgtgtccggagtttattccttcagacgttcagatgtgtctggagctgcTTCCTTCTGgcgggttcgtggtcttgctgtcaggagtgaagctgtagaccttgtggtgagtgttacagctcttaaaggaaGTGCCTCAGGAGTTGTTTGTTCTTCCCGGTGGGTTTGtagtcttgctggcttcaggaatgaagctgcagaccttcgccttgagtgttacagctcatggCAGCGTGGAcccagagtgagcagcagcaagatttattacagagtgaaagaacaaaaccTCCACAGggtggaaggggaccccagcgggttgccactgctggctcggccagcctgcttttattcccttatctggccccacccacatcctgctgatggtccattttacagagagctgattggtctgatttgacagaatgctgattggtacgtttacaatccttgagctagacacagggtcacagagtgctagttagctagatacggtgttagctagatacagagtaccaattggtatGTTTACAAactttgagctagacacagagtactgattggtgtatttacaaaccttgagctagacacagagtgccgattggtgcatttacaatccttgagctagacacagagtcagagtgctagtcctccaagtctccatttggttagctagatacagagtaccaattggtgtattcacaaaccctgagctagacacagagtgctgactggtgcacaTACGATCCtccagctagatataaaagttctctacttttttaaaatcaggattcTCAGGGGAGGGGTTACCTGGTcatcagcattttcttttcttttctttaaagcaaGCACtgaggccgggctcagtggctcacacctgtaatcccagcactttaggaagccgaggtgggtggatcacctgaggtcaggagttcgagaccagcccggccaacatggtgaaaccacgtctctactaaaaatacaaaacaattagccgggcgtggtggctcatgcctataatcccaactacttgggaggctgaggcaggagaatcgcttgaacccgggaggcggaggttgcggtgatctgagactgtaccattgcactccagtctgggcaacaagaaccaaactctgtctcaaaaaaataagcacTGATTTtgttttcgttgttgtttttttgtttgtttgtttgttttttgagacagagtcttgctctgtctcccaggctggagtgcagtggcgcaatctcggctcactgcaagctccacctcccaggttcatgccattctcctgcctcagcctcccaagtagctgggactacaggcgcccggaccacgcctggctaatttttttgtattttttagtagagacagggtttcaccgtgttagccaggatggtcttgatctcctgacctcgtaatctgcctgcttcggcctcccaaagtgctgggattacaggcgtgagccaccacgaccggccaGCACTCATTTTGATGTATACCCAGATTATATGAGCACACAAGGTAAAGTCAAAATAGCCTGGCATATGAGACCGCTCAGACCTGGATCCTAATTACTTCTCGAGGTACATTCCCCTTCTGGAACCCTATCCTGTATTCAAATAGAAATACTGAATATCATATTCTCTCAAGCCTACAAGCCTCATATTGTTCCTCCTGCCTAAACCACCCAATCTCCTATTCCctacttatcctttttttttttttgagacggagtcttgctctgtcgcctaggctggagtgcagtggcgtgatctcggctcactgcaagctcggcctcctgggttcacgccattctcccgcctcagcctcccaagtagctgggagtacagatgcccaccaccacgcccaactaatttttgtttttgtattttctgtagagacaggttttcacagtgttagccaggatggtctccatctcctgaacttgtgatctgcccgcctccacctcccaaagtgctgggattacaggtgtgagccaccacacctggccatttttttttttttttttttttttttttttgagacagagtctcactgtcaaccaggctggagtgcagtggtgtgatctcagctcactgcagcctccacctcccaagttcaagtgattcttctgccccagcctccagagtagctgggactacaggtgcgcaccaccacgcctggctaatttttgtattttttagtagagacgaggtttcaccatattggccaggctggtcttgaactcctgactttgtgatccgcccacctcaacctcccaaagtgctgggattacaggtgtaagccaccgcactcggccttaccctttttttttttttaacagtgcaAATCTCTATAAAGCCTTCCCTTACATCTCCTGCCAGGTTTGTTTATAGCATATCTCACTGTATGGTTATTTTACTTCTTATGTGTCTGTCTCCCTTGCTAATTTCAAACTCCTCACAGGAAGACTGTAATTTATTCATCTCTGTTTCTTCAGGGCCTAGCAGTGTTTTTGTATATATTAGGCAGCTTAATACATGACATGATCCTTGCATGAACTGGTTTACCCCCTGTACATGATGAGAGACTAGAGTTGCCACCAAGTTACCTATCCAGGGGCCAGCCTGTGGGATCAGATGGGCAGGATTGGGTGGGCCCCCTTACCATGGTGTGCCCTGGAAAACTGCTCATCTTGCTAAATTGAGGATGTAGAGCTGGTTTCCAGCAGAACTTTGGAACCATCCTGCCAGCAAGGTCAGACTGTCAATAAATAGGAATTTATTGCTGGCCTGTGGCATGATCTGTTCTTGAAGTATTTGTTCTGTTCTGGAGGATGGAAGATATAAGAATTTGGATTCTTCCCTTGTTCTTTCCTCTGCCCCTCTGTCCCCCGCTGATATAGTTGGGATAGTTATCCTTGcccgaatctcatgttgaaatgtaatctccaatgcTGTAGGTAGGTCCTGGTGGGAGGtttttggatcatgggggtggacccCTCATGGTTTGGTGTAGTATTCACCCTATGAGTTAtcgcaagatctggttgtttaaaagtgtgtggcacctcccccacaACTCTGTCTCACACTCCCATTCTCACCCTGTGACGTCCCTgctttccccttcaccttccgttttgattgtaagctttctgaggcctccccatgaGCTGAGCCAGCACCACGCTTGCTACACAGCCTGCAGAAcggtgagccaattaaacctcttttttttttgagacggagtcttgctgtgttgccaagctagagtgcagtggtgtgatcgtggcttactgcaacctcccactcctgggttcaagtgattcttctgcctcagcctccagagtagctggtactacaggcatgcaccaccacgcccagctgatttttgtatctttagtagagacggggtttcaccatgttggccaggatggtcttgatattcTGACCTTGtaatctctctgcctcagcctcccaaaatgttgggattacaggtgtgagccaccacgcctggcctggtatttctttatagcaatgcaagaacggtCTAATACACCCACCacacaaaatctttttttcctggtttttttttttttttggatggagtctcgttctgttgcccaggctagagtgcagtggcgcgatcttccagcatttttttttttccagacaaagtctcactctgtagcccaggctgaagtacagtggcatgatctcggctcactgcaacctctgcctcctggcttcaagagattctcctgactctacctcccaagtagctgggattacaggcgcctgccaccacacccagctaatttttgtatttttagtagagatgagtttcatcatgttggttaggctgatcttgaactcctaacctcaagcaatccaccagccttggcctcccaaagtgctgggattacaggcgtgagccactgcgcctggcctcaaaatCTTAAATCTAAATAACAACTCTGTGACCACAACCTCCTGTTCTTCTCATGCTCTCAATTCCTACCAAACTTGTTTTTCCATTCCAGTGACACCTGCaactcctccctctgcccctttGGCCAGTTTCTAGCTTGTCTTCTGTGTCAGCTGccttgttataaagaaatacctgagactgggtaatttataagaaaagagctttaattggcttgtggttctgcaggctgtacaggaaacataatgctggcatctgcttctgggaaggcctcaggaagcttacaatcatggcagaaggcgaagggggagCAAGCATCTCACAcagtgggagcaggagcaagagggcaaagggggaggtgctacacacttttttaaatgaccacatctcatgataactcacttcAAGAGGGTGGTGCTAAACATTCATCAGAAACCCACCTccgtgatccaattacctcccaccaggccccacctccaacgttGCAGATTACAATTGaccatgagatttgggtggggacacagatccaaaccatataatCTTCCTTACCCATGCAGCTTAGATTCCGCATTCCATCATTTCAGCCACGTTCTTGTGTATGTTCTTGATGCCCCTCTCCCATTGTTGTTTCACTGCAGCTGCCAAGCAAAACCCTAAATCATCCATCAACATTCAAGTACCTATAACCAAGATGCTAAAAGAATCACAAAACTGTAATATGTATCTATGGACAAGTTGTTCTCCAACCTCAGTTGAGCCAATGCTACTCATTTTCTAAACCAGCTCTTTTCTGTTCTCCACAATTCATCTGTCTTCTCATCAGTTGACCTGCCTATATAGCTTAGTGGGAGATGAAGTAAGAGAAGCAATTACAGATACCATGTTAGGTGCTGTGACAGACAAAGTATTGGGCCTGTGGGAGCACCCAGGAAGAAGGAATATCTAACTGAAGCTTGAGCAGTCAGTTAAGGTTTCTTTAAAATAGCtccgctgggcgcggtggctcatggctgtgatcccagcattttgggaggctgaggtgggtgatcacctgaggtcgggagttcgagaccagcctgaccaacatggagaaaccccgtctctactaaaaaatacaaaattagcctcacatggtggtgcatgccagctactggggaggctgaggcgggagaatggcttgaaccaaggaggtggaggttgctgtgagtcaagatcacaccattgcactccagcctgggcaacaagagcgaaactccatctcaaaacaaaaacaaaaacaaaaacaaaatagctcCTATGCCAAGTTCTCAAGGAGATCTGGAGTTTGCCACAAATACAGAAAAGCAGTTTTGGAGTATTATGtgtgtgttaaaaaataaaattggggaGGTAAGCAGGATCAGACTTAAAGCTGTATGAAAGAATCAGGACTTGATCCTGAAGAGAATGTGGATAAACGGAATTGttccaaatggaaataaaatcagatttatGCTTTGGACTTGGGATGGACCTACTGGAGGAGAGCAGAAGGCTGGCTGGGGCCATCTGTTGGATGATGGAGGCGTGAACTAAGGGAGTGGCAGTGGGCTCAGAAAGCCATGAGAATATTATCAAAGAGATAATCAGGAGGTAGAAGAGATAGGATTTGGTGATAGATTGAATgtagggactgaggcaggagagtctggGATGACATTTGAGTGTCTTAATTAAGGGTGATTAGTGTACAACTCACAGAAAGgtctgagagaagaaaataagttcAATTATTGATATGTTTAAGTTCGAGACGGATATGGTAAGTTCCATGCCTGGGGCAGACATGGCCATGTAATACTGGCTGCTCTATCTGAACTCCAGAGATATATGGGATGGAGATGAAATTAGGAGCAGTCAGCATAAATGTAGTATTGACACCATGGGTATGGACAAGATTAAGGGAGGATGTGAAGGTTTGAGAAAATAAAGCTTGTGATAGAACACTTGGGATATGATTAAGGGATGGATGGAGAAAGATACAGCTTCAGTGAACGCTGAGGAATGACcagaaggatgtggagaaaaactAGAGAGTTCTGACTCATGAAAGATAAGAATGCATTTCAAGGTTAGATTTTCCTAGAACATGTTCAATACCTTACTGTTGCAATACTTTCACActtgtatttctcattttctcatgCTGCATTATAAGCTCTAGGATCATAGTGTCTCTATTGGCCTTATTGAACTAAGGGGGCTGCAATGGGCTTGGAAAGCCTTGAGTGTATCATTAAAGAGATAAGTAGGAGATAGCAGAGACAGAATTTGATGAAAGATTGTATGTAGGGattgaggaaggaggaagggtcTGGCATGACATTTGGGTGACATTTTATCCAACTATTCAGCACACTTCTGGTACTTAGTAGGTACTCATATATCAATGAAAGGGCTGATCTTTAGGAGTTTCAGCAGACTGTGGAAGGTGCCTCTGGGAATGAGTATGTTTCCAACTGCACTTCATTCTCAAGTTTTGTGGCCAATGATGGATAGGAGGTGGATTGTGATGTATTCAGAACATGGGACCTTGAGGAGTTCCGTAACCAAAAGGACAAAGTAACAACAGCCAGTGGAGACAAAAAGAactgcttctctttctttccccctccaACTTCCTAGTGGAGGGCTGAGCCCAGCATCCCAGACTTGTGTGACTATATAGGCAAACATCTGGAGACCTACTTCACTTTGATACCCTAGCCTTCGGCGGCTCAAGGTGTTGGCCTTTGGATAGGAAGCTTCCAATAGTAAAGCTCCCTGCTCTCAGCAAGCCCAACACCATGGGGAAGGGAGATGTCATAGAGGCAGCACCAACCACCACAGCCTACCACTCCATCATGGATGAATATGGTTATGAGGTGGGCAAGGTCATTGGCAATGGCTCCTATGGGACAGTATATGAGGCTTTCTACACAAAGCAGAAGGTCATGGTGGCAGTCAAGATCATATCAAAGAAGAAGGCCT
The Theropithecus gelada isolate Dixy chromosome 7b, Tgel_1.0, whole genome shotgun sequence DNA segment above includes these coding regions:
- the TM9SF1 gene encoding transmembrane 9 superfamily member 1 isoform X2, with amino-acid sequence MAESLYEIRFRENVEKRILCHMQLSSAQVEQLRQAIEELYYFEFVVDDLPIRGFVGYMEESGFLPHSHKIGLWTHLDFHLEFHGDRIIFANVSVRDVKPHSLDGLRPDEFLGLTHTYSVRWSETSVERRSDRRRGDDGGFFPRTLEIHWLSIINSMVLVFLLVGFVAVILMRVLRNDLARYNLDEETTSAGSGDDFDQGDNGWKIIHTDVFRFPPYRGLLCAVLGVGAQFLALGTGIIVMALLGMFNVHRHGAINSAAILLYALTCCISGYVSSHFYRQIGGERWVWNIILTTSLFSVPFFLTWSVVNSVHWANGSTQALPATTILLLLTVWLLVGFPLTVIGGIFGKNNASPFDAPCRTKNIAREIPPQPWYKSTVIHMTVGGFLPFSAISVELYYIFATVWGREQYTLYGILFFVFAILLSVGACISIALTYFQLSGEDYRWWWRSVLSVGSTGLFIFLYSVFYYARRSNMSGAVQTVEFFGYSLLTGYVFFLMLGTISFFSSLKFIRYIYVNLKMD
- the TM9SF1 gene encoding transmembrane 9 superfamily member 1 isoform X1 translates to MTVIGNPRSWSCQWLPILILLLGTGHGPGVEGVTHYKAGDPVILYVNKVGPYHNPQETYHYYQLPVCCPEKIRHKSLSLGEVLDGDRMAESLYEIRFRENVEKRILCHMQLSSAQVEQLRQAIEELYYFEFVVDDLPIRGFVGYMEESGFLPHSHKIGLWTHLDFHLEFHGDRIIFANVSVRDVKPHSLDGLRPDEFLGLTHTYSVRWSETSVERRSDRRRGDDGGFFPRTLEIHWLSIINSMVLVFLLVGFVAVILMRVLRNDLARYNLDEETTSAGSGDDFDQGDNGWKIIHTDVFRFPPYRGLLCAVLGVGAQFLALGTGIIVMALLGMFNVHRHGAINSAAILLYALTCCISGYVSSHFYRQIGGERWVWNIILTTSLFSVPFFLTWSVVNSVHWANGSTQALPATTILLLLTVWLLVGFPLTVIGGIFGKNNASPFDAPCRTKNIAREIPPQPWYKSTVIHMTVGGFLPFSAISVELYYIFATVWGREQYTLYGILFFVFAILLSVGACISIALTYFQLSGEDYRWWWRSVLSVGSTGLFIFLYSVFYYARRSNMSGAVQTVEFFGYSLLTGYVFFLMLGTISFFSSLKFIRYIYVNLKMD